One part of the Rutidosis leptorrhynchoides isolate AG116_Rl617_1_P2 chromosome 1, CSIRO_AGI_Rlap_v1, whole genome shotgun sequence genome encodes these proteins:
- the LOC139904536 gene encoding uncharacterized protein gives MSYVSIKYAATLDCTLCHLDSPLQVEIVNGRFLVANGVYKNCVIDFGAEKFDIDLVSSTLGEYDVIVGMDWPDHNRANLACHEKFVRVRTPSGGDLIVYGEARRRPVPICTYARARRLVSSGGMAYLAHVVDTRDEPPSIKAIPVVNEFDDVFPDELSGFPPIRRMEFRIELVPGVNPIAKTPYRLAPTEMHELLNQTQELLEKGFI, from the coding sequence atGTCGTATGTTTCTATAAAATATGCGGCTACTTTAGATTGTACCTTATGTCACCTAGACTCTCCTTTACAAGTCGAGATCGTCAATGGTAGGTTCTTGGTGGCTAATGGGGTGTATAAaaattgtgttattgattttggagctGAGAAGTTTGATATTGATTTGGTTTCTAGTACCTTGGGTGAATATGATGTCATTGTGGGTATGGACTGGCCCGATCATAATAGAGCTAATCTTGCGTGTCATGAGAAATTTGTAAGGGTGAGAACCCCGAGTGGGGGAGATCTAATCGTGTATGGTGAAGCTCGAAGACGTCCTGTGCCTATTTGTACTTATGCTCGGGCGCGTCGACTTGTGTCTAGTGGGGGTATGGCTTATCTcgcccatgtggttgatactcgtgatgagccaccttcTATTAAAGCCATTCCCGTTGTTAATGAATTTGACGATGTTTTTCCCGATGAATTATCGGGTTTTCCACCGATAAGACGAATGGAGTTTCGCATCGAGCTGGTTCCGGGGGTGAATCCCATTGCCAAAACTCCCTATCGTTTGGCACCAACCGAGATGCATGAGTTGTTGAACCAAACCCAAGAGTTATTGGAGAAGGGTTTTATCTGA